The following proteins are co-located in the Cumulibacter manganitolerans genome:
- the rplA gene encoding 50S ribosomal protein L1 yields MKRSKAYRDAAEKVDRSKLYSPLEAAGLAKETSTTKYDATVEVAMVLGVDPRKADQMVRGTVNLPHGTGKTARVIVFAVGEKAAEAEAAGADVVGSDDLIEKITGGFLDFDAAIATPDQMAKVGRVARILGPRGLMPNPKTGTVTPDVAKAVADIKGGKVNFRIDKQANLHLIIGKSSFDEKKLVENYGAVLDEVLRSKPSAAKGKYIKKIAFSTTMGPGILVDPNRTRNLTEDAVG; encoded by the coding sequence ATGAAGCGCAGCAAGGCATACCGCGACGCCGCGGAGAAGGTCGATCGCTCGAAGCTCTACAGCCCGCTGGAGGCGGCGGGTCTGGCCAAGGAGACCTCGACGACGAAGTACGACGCAACGGTCGAAGTCGCCATGGTCCTCGGCGTCGACCCGCGCAAGGCGGACCAGATGGTCCGCGGGACGGTCAACCTGCCGCACGGCACCGGCAAGACCGCCCGCGTCATCGTGTTCGCCGTCGGTGAGAAGGCCGCCGAGGCCGAGGCCGCCGGCGCGGACGTCGTCGGCTCGGACGACCTGATCGAGAAGATCACCGGTGGCTTCCTCGACTTCGACGCCGCCATCGCCACGCCCGACCAGATGGCCAAGGTCGGCCGCGTCGCGCGCATCCTCGGCCCCCGCGGCCTGATGCCGAACCCAAAGACCGGCACCGTCACCCCCGACGTCGCCAAGGCCGTCGCGGACATCAAGGGCGGCAAGGTCAACTTCCGCATCGACAAGCAGGCCAACCTGCACCTGATCATCGGCAAGTCGTCGTTCGACGAGAAGAAGCTGGTGGAGAACTACGGCGCCGTCCTCGACGAGGTGCTGCGCTCGAAGCCGTCGGCCGCGAAGGGCAAGTACATCAAGAAGATCGCCTTCTCGACGACCATGGGCCCGGGCATCCTGGTCGACCCCAACCGCACCCGCAACCTCACTGAGGACGCGGTCGGCTAG
- a CDS encoding ABC transporter ATP-binding protein — MTATEAMPASQSPASHEALLRVSDIRLSFGGVKALDGPSLQIRKGEVCGLIGPNGAGKTTLFNCISRLYQPDSGSITLGDVDLLHVRTDQISRHGIARTFQNVGLFPSMTVLENVMTGAYHRTRAGFWASGLGLPKVRSQEVRELEKAREILDELGLASVSSSYPAGLPYGTLKRVELARALMSEPQLLMLDEPANGLIHEEVMELAALIKRLSRERSFAVLLVEHHMAMVMSVSDFVVVLNFGRVIAEGLPADVRANPAVIEAYLGGEQ, encoded by the coding sequence GTGACGGCGACGGAGGCGATGCCGGCGAGCCAGTCGCCGGCATCCCACGAGGCGCTGCTGCGGGTCTCCGACATCCGCCTCAGCTTCGGTGGCGTCAAGGCTCTGGACGGGCCGAGCCTGCAGATCCGCAAGGGCGAGGTCTGCGGGCTGATCGGCCCCAACGGAGCGGGCAAGACGACACTGTTCAACTGCATCAGCCGCCTGTACCAGCCGGACTCCGGCTCGATCACGCTGGGTGACGTCGACCTGCTGCACGTGCGCACCGACCAGATCTCCCGGCACGGCATCGCGCGGACCTTCCAGAACGTCGGCCTGTTCCCGTCGATGACCGTTCTGGAGAACGTCATGACCGGGGCGTACCACCGCACGCGGGCCGGCTTCTGGGCCAGCGGGCTCGGGCTGCCGAAGGTCCGCTCGCAGGAGGTGCGCGAGCTCGAGAAGGCCCGCGAGATCCTCGACGAGCTCGGGCTGGCGTCGGTCAGCAGCTCCTACCCGGCCGGTCTGCCGTACGGCACGCTGAAACGCGTGGAGCTGGCCCGCGCGCTGATGTCCGAGCCGCAGCTGCTCATGCTCGACGAGCCGGCCAACGGCCTGATCCATGAAGAGGTGATGGAGCTCGCGGCCCTCATCAAGCGGCTCTCGCGCGAGCGCTCGTTCGCCGTGCTGCTGGTCGAGCACCACATGGCCATGGTCATGTCGGTGTCCGACTTCGTGGTGGTGCTGAACTTCGGTCGGGTCATCGCCGAGGGGCTGCCGGCCGACGTCCGCGCCAACCCGGCCGTGATCGAGGCATACCTCGGGGGAGAACAGTGA
- the rplK gene encoding 50S ribosomal protein L11 → MPPKKKVAGLIKLQIQAGQANPAPPVGPALGQHGVNIMEFCKAYNAATESQRGNVIPVEITVYEDRSFTFVTKTPPAARLLLKAAGVQKGSGEPHTKKVAKVTRAQVREIAEQKMEDLNANDVDQAEKIIAGTARSMGIEVAG, encoded by the coding sequence ATGCCTCCCAAGAAGAAGGTCGCTGGTCTGATCAAGCTTCAGATCCAGGCCGGCCAGGCAAACCCGGCGCCGCCGGTGGGCCCCGCGCTCGGCCAGCACGGCGTCAACATCATGGAGTTCTGCAAGGCGTACAACGCGGCGACCGAGTCGCAGCGCGGCAACGTCATCCCCGTCGAGATCACCGTCTACGAGGACCGCTCCTTCACGTTCGTCACCAAGACGCCGCCGGCTGCCCGCCTGCTGCTGAAGGCCGCCGGTGTGCAGAAGGGCTCGGGCGAGCCGCACACCAAGAAGGTCGCGAAGGTCACCCGCGCGCAGGTGCGCGAGATCGCCGAGCAGAAGATGGAAGACCTCAACGCCAACGACGTCGATCAGGCCGAGAAGATCATCGCCGGCACCGCCCGCTCGATGGGCATCGAGGTGGCCGGCTAG
- a CDS encoding ABC transporter substrate-binding protein, whose amino-acid sequence MRNRILSVAAATTLILTLGACGGRDDSSKASGSCDQGITDSEVKLGMSVPMSGAGAAYGVLQDSSKAVFEQVNADGGVKMADGKKRKITLIAEDDAYDPAKTVSNTKKLVEQDKVFAMYSVLGTSPNLAIADYAKGKGLPVLFSQTGTDEFLKMHKDNNWIVGYLPQYGFEAKVMAKYVLDHKPNGKVAILYQNDGFGKGMVANFKKDFEGTGVTIVSEQGYEQSGGSIDSQIVNMQSSGADVFLDYATGTFMTQSLKKKGELGWSPLTLLTSGSSDASTLVAPAGPAGTTGALTFKWAKDPTDPAFAGDPDVKQWNEFASTHGLKPQNGIANSGWMTANLMVETLKETDGCKRKDLLDAVYNLKNVKVPGLLEGVTVNMKPDYPYILTRVQMQKFDGSHWTAEGGILKREDMK is encoded by the coding sequence GTGCGAAACAGGATCTTGTCAGTTGCCGCCGCAACCACGCTCATCCTCACGTTGGGTGCCTGCGGGGGACGCGACGATTCGTCGAAGGCCTCCGGCTCCTGCGACCAGGGCATCACCGACTCCGAGGTGAAGCTCGGCATGAGCGTCCCGATGTCCGGCGCGGGCGCCGCCTACGGCGTCCTGCAGGACTCGTCGAAGGCCGTGTTCGAGCAGGTGAACGCGGACGGCGGCGTGAAGATGGCCGACGGCAAGAAGCGCAAGATCACCCTCATCGCCGAGGACGACGCCTACGACCCCGCCAAGACGGTCAGCAACACCAAGAAGCTGGTCGAGCAGGACAAGGTCTTCGCCATGTACAGCGTGCTCGGGACGTCGCCGAACCTCGCGATCGCCGACTACGCGAAGGGCAAGGGCCTGCCGGTGCTCTTCTCGCAGACCGGGACCGATGAGTTCCTGAAGATGCACAAGGACAACAACTGGATCGTCGGCTACCTGCCGCAGTACGGCTTCGAGGCGAAGGTGATGGCCAAGTACGTCCTCGACCACAAGCCCAACGGCAAGGTCGCGATCCTCTACCAGAACGACGGCTTCGGCAAGGGCATGGTCGCCAACTTCAAGAAGGACTTCGAGGGCACCGGCGTCACCATCGTCAGCGAGCAGGGCTACGAGCAGTCCGGCGGCTCGATCGACTCGCAGATCGTCAACATGCAGAGCTCGGGCGCGGACGTGTTCCTGGACTACGCAACCGGCACGTTCATGACGCAGTCGCTGAAGAAGAAGGGCGAGCTGGGCTGGTCCCCGCTCACCCTGCTCACCTCCGGCTCGAGCGACGCCTCGACGCTGGTCGCCCCCGCGGGCCCGGCCGGCACGACCGGCGCCCTGACGTTCAAGTGGGCCAAGGATCCCACCGACCCCGCGTTCGCCGGCGACCCGGACGTCAAGCAGTGGAACGAGTTCGCCAGCACGCACGGCCTCAAGCCGCAGAACGGCATCGCCAACAGCGGCTGGATGACGGCCAACCTGATGGTCGAGACCCTCAAGGAGACCGACGGCTGCAAGCGCAAGGATCTGCTGGACGCCGTCTACAACCTCAAGAACGTCAAGGTCCCCGGGCTGCTCGAGGGCGTCACGGTCAACATGAAGCCCGACTACCCGTACATCTTGACCCGCGTCCAGATGCAGAAGTTCGACGGCAGCCACTGGACGGCGGAGGGGGGCATCCTCAAGCGCGAGGACATGAAGTGA
- the nusG gene encoding transcription termination/antitermination protein NusG has product MSYPVAQEDIEREPLEVSHESAAYDALPTDNDIDAELESIHQPGRVEMVEISDESATAQDEDAEDAEAERVDSQDATDDVETQDEPVAEAPVAEQPVDIDAPVDEETELRERSKIGDWYVVHSYAGYENRVKTNIESRRETFDMEDYIYEVAVPTEEVTEIKNGKRVKVNRKPYPGYVLVRMDLTDESWNVVRNTPNVTGFVGGMSRPSPVPVNDVVKMIIRSQPQPAEQNVASSAGEAALTGQAAPKIEVDFEVGESVTVMDGPFATLPASISEVMPEQQKLKVLVSIFGRETPVELGFNQVSKI; this is encoded by the coding sequence GTGAGCTACCCCGTGGCGCAGGAAGACATCGAGCGCGAGCCTCTCGAGGTCTCGCACGAGTCCGCAGCGTACGACGCGCTGCCGACGGACAACGACATCGACGCCGAGCTGGAGAGCATTCATCAGCCGGGCAGGGTCGAGATGGTCGAGATCAGTGACGAGTCCGCGACCGCGCAGGACGAGGACGCCGAGGACGCCGAAGCCGAGAGGGTCGACTCGCAGGACGCTACGGACGACGTCGAGACCCAGGACGAGCCGGTTGCCGAGGCTCCGGTCGCCGAGCAGCCCGTCGACATCGATGCCCCGGTCGACGAGGAGACCGAGCTGCGTGAGCGCTCGAAGATCGGTGACTGGTACGTCGTCCACTCGTACGCCGGGTACGAGAACCGCGTGAAGACCAACATCGAGTCGCGGCGCGAGACCTTCGACATGGAGGACTACATCTACGAGGTGGCCGTCCCCACCGAAGAGGTCACCGAGATCAAGAACGGCAAGCGCGTCAAGGTCAACCGCAAGCCGTACCCCGGGTACGTGCTCGTGCGGATGGACCTGACGGACGAGTCGTGGAACGTCGTCCGCAACACGCCCAACGTCACCGGGTTCGTCGGGGGCATGTCGCGCCCGTCGCCGGTTCCGGTGAACGACGTCGTGAAGATGATCATCCGCTCGCAGCCGCAGCCTGCGGAGCAGAACGTCGCCAGCTCGGCCGGCGAGGCCGCGCTCACCGGACAGGCCGCACCGAAGATCGAGGTCGACTTCGAGGTCGGCGAGTCGGTCACCGTCATGGACGGCCCGTTCGCGACGCTGCCGGCGTCCATCAGCGAGGTCATGCCCGAGCAGCAGAAGCTCAAGGTGCTCGTCTCGATCTTCGGCCGCGAGACCCCGGTCGAGCTCGGCTTCAACCAGGTCTCCAAGATCTGA
- the secE gene encoding preprotein translocase subunit SecE: protein MAKDSQRDSSSDDERELDNVADGTDDRGADDEDAALLEEDLHEDEDDLDEDDVDLDEDDLDDEVAAGGSTKRGRAAAAASARKKDAPTAKREAKPKTKSAVPGAAPGSFLQQVGNELSKVVWPTRKQMITYTSVVLVFVVALVAAVWGFDLGVGKLMDWIFA from the coding sequence GTGGCCAAGGACTCTCAGCGCGATTCGTCGTCGGACGACGAGCGCGAGCTGGACAACGTCGCCGACGGCACCGACGATCGTGGCGCCGACGACGAGGACGCCGCGCTCCTCGAAGAAGATCTGCACGAGGACGAGGACGACCTCGACGAGGACGACGTCGATCTCGACGAGGACGACCTCGACGACGAGGTAGCCGCCGGCGGGTCGACGAAGCGTGGGCGCGCCGCCGCGGCCGCGTCCGCCAGGAAGAAGGACGCGCCGACCGCGAAGCGCGAGGCGAAGCCGAAGACCAAGAGCGCCGTTCCCGGCGCGGCCCCCGGCTCGTTCCTGCAGCAGGTCGGCAACGAGCTGTCCAAGGTCGTCTGGCCGACCCGCAAGCAGATGATCACCTACACGAGCGTGGTGCTGGTCTTCGTCGTGGCGCTCGTCGCCGCCGTCTGGGGCTTCGACCTGGGCGTCGGCAAGCTGATGGACTGGATCTTCGCCTAG